From a single Candidatus Micrarchaeota archaeon genomic region:
- a CDS encoding DUF2085 domain-containing protein: MKSPMNAKVPTVLVIYLVLTATFNTIIFTTPFIYMYDRGIGEGVYRAFSFICHQVPSRSFCIYPDAFAVSGCSAMTNGIVSVDPVLGMGYKFPVCARCISFYTGMFIGGLMLLFIFFRRGGYPILPVWLFIMFIIPMGVDGTFQLLGFWESTNTVRVLTGFPAGFIVPFYLMPILDKSRAQWSG, from the coding sequence CGTTCTCGTCATATACCTGGTTTTGACTGCTACGTTCAACACCATTATATTTACTACTCCGTTCATCTACATGTACGACCGGGGAATAGGTGAGGGTGTTTACCGCGCATTTTCGTTTATATGTCATCAGGTGCCATCGCGTTCGTTCTGTATATATCCGGATGCGTTTGCTGTATCCGGATGTTCCGCTATGACAAACGGTATCGTGTCCGTCGATCCGGTTCTCGGGATGGGTTACAAGTTTCCGGTGTGTGCGCGTTGCATCTCCTTTTACACCGGCATGTTTATCGGCGGATTAATGCTGTTGTTCATCTTTTTCAGGAGAGGAGGTTATCCAATCCTACCCGTATGGTTGTTCATTATGTTCATCATTCCGATGGGCGTTGACGGTACCTTTCAGTTGTTAGGGTTCTGGGAGAGCACTAATACCGTGCGCGTGTTGACAGGGTTTCCGGCAGGTTTTATAGTTCCCTTTTATCTTATGCCTATCTTGGATAAATCCCGTGCACAATGGTCCGGGTGA